A DNA window from Hordeum vulgare subsp. vulgare chromosome 1H, MorexV3_pseudomolecules_assembly, whole genome shotgun sequence contains the following coding sequences:
- the LOC123431512 gene encoding putative receptor-like protein kinase At4g00960, with product MHRIARLPLLPALVLALASALAPSSVVADPQATLLNLGCSQYNATPTAAFLVALNSTFAKLRANLSAGGFATASEPRAAAPAFALAQCRPYVTGRDCLACFDAAAARIRASCGAANGGRAILDGCVIRYESAAFFDQSTLPGNTQLCNGSAVAGGGFDGAVRALIGDLVVAVPRVPRLAAAAAGAGVYAMAQCVETVGAEGCAQCLQVASRNIGGCSPNSDGRAVDAGCFMRYSDKRFFPANATVDLATYLRSGKSSGKGAIIGGILGGVAFLLLLGLLALLWIRRCRKLQKPRRGDILGATELQGPTSFYYHDLKAATNNFSEKSKLGEGGFGDVFKGLLKNGKTVAVKRLTVMQTSRAKADFEIEVKLISNVHHRNLVRLLGCSRKGSECLLVYEYMVNSSLDKFLFGERRGTLNWKQRFNIIVGMARGLAYLHEEFHVCIIHRDIKSSNVLLDDDFQPKIADFGLARLLPDDHSHLSTKFAGTLGYTAPEYAIHGQLSEKVDTYSFGVVILEIISGRKSNDTRLEPETQYLLESAWKLYENGNLISLVDESLNPEEYKPDEVKKIIEIALLCTQSAVASRPTMSEVVVLLLSRNSSDLQPTRPTFIDSTSRLRGETSSSSSSSASRATVSVSQFSAR from the exons ATGCACCGCATAGCTCGCCTCCCGCTGCTGCCGGCTCTAGTGCTGGCACTCGCCTCCGCGCTGGCCCCGTCGTCCGTCGTCGCTGACCCGCAGGCCACGCTGCTCAACCTGGGGTGCAGCCAGTACAACGCCACGCCCACGGCCGCCTTCCTCGTCGCCCTCAACTCCACCTTCGCCAAACTCCGCGCCAACCTCTCCGCCGGCGGCTTCGCCACGGCCTCGGAGCCGCGCGCCGCCGCGCCGGCGTTCGCGCTGGCGCAGTGCCGCCCGTACGTCACCGGGAGGGACTGCCTCGCCTGCTTCGACGCCGCCGCGGCGCGCATCCGCGCCTCCTGCGGCGCCGCCAACGGCGGGCGCGCCATCCTCGACGGCTGCGTCATACGGTACGAGAGCGCGGCCTTCTTCGACCAGTCCACGCTCCCCGGCAACACGCAGCTCTGCAATGGCTCCGCCGTGGCAGGCGGCGGCTTCGACGGCGCGGTGCGGGCGCTGATCGGCGACCTCGTGGTCGCGGTGCCTCGCGTACCGAGGCTGGCTGCGGCCGCCGCGGGTGCCGGGGTGTACGCGATGGCGCAGTGTGTGGAGACGGTCGGGGCGGAGGGGTGCGCGCAGTGCTTGCAGGTGGCTTCTAGGAACATTGGCGGCTGCTCGCCCAATTCTGACGGCCGCGCCGTGGACGCAGGATGCTTCATGAGGTACTCTGATAAGCGGTTCTTCCCAGCTAATGCCACCGTAGACCTGGCGACATACTTGCGCTCTG GAAAATCAAGTGGGAAGGGAGCCATCATAGGAGGCATTTTGGGAGGTGTAGCCTTCCTGTTGCTTCTAGGGTTACTCGCTTTGTTGTGGATCCGTCGGTGTAGGAAGCTGCAGAAGCCCCGGAGAG GTGATATACTTGGAGCAACGGAACTACAAGGTCCAACCAGTTTTTACTATCATGATCTTAAGGCTgcaaccaataatttcagtgagaAAAGTAAACTTGGAGAAGGTGGTTTTGGAGATGTATTTAAG GGTTTGCTGAAAAATGGGAAAACTGTTGCAGTAAAAAGATTGACAGTGATGCAAACCAGCAGGGCCAAAGCAGATTTTGAAATTGAGGTGAAGTTGATTAGCAATGTTCATCACCGAAATCTTGTTAGGCTTCTTGGTTGTTCTCGCAAGGGTTCCGAATGCCTGCTTGTTTATGAATATATGGTGAACAGTAGCCTTGACAAGTTCCTCTTCG GTGAGAGACGTGGAACACTTAACTGGAAGCAACGATTTAACATCATTGTTGGCATGGCTCGTGGCCTTGCGTATCTTCATGAAGAGTTCCATGTGTGTATCATACACCGTGATATTAAATCTAGCAATGTTCTTCTTGATGATGACTTCCAGCCTAAGATTGCTGATTTTGGTTTGGCAAGGCTCCTCCCTGATGATCATAGCCATCTCAGCACTAAATTTGCAGGAACACT GGGTTACACTGCTCCCGAGTACGCAATCCATGGGCAACTATCAGAGAAGGTTGACACATACAGCTTTGGCGTAGTCATTCTGGAAATAATAAGTGGTCGGAAGAGCAATGATACAAGGCTGGAGCCTGAAACACAGTACCTACTTGAATCG GCATGGAAGCTATATGAAAATGGGAACTTGATTAGCTTGGTGGACGAATCGTTAAATCCTGAAGAATACAAGCCAGATGAGGTAAAGAAAATAATAGAGATAGCACTTCTGTGCACCCAATCAGCGGTTGCTTCAAGGCCAACAATGTCAGAGGTAGTTGTGTTGTTGTTATCAAGAAATTCTTCAGATTTACAGCCCACAAGGCCcacatttattgattcaacaagtAGATTGCGAGGGGAAACATCCTCCTCCAGTTCATCCTCTGCATCCAGGGCCACTGTCTCAGTTTCACAGTTTTCAGCCAGGTAA